One window of the Marinilactibacillus sp. Marseille-P9653 genome contains the following:
- the licT gene encoding BglG family transcription antiterminator LicT: MKIEKVLNNNVVLAFNESNQEMVVMGRGIAFQKHTGDEIEIDKIEKTFIPEGQDVMEHLLSLYRDIDPDILEIATNVIKYAQGILHARLSNHIYLTLPDHLSYAISRAKDGLDIKNPLTWEIKRFYKVEHEIGLKALELVEKNLSIQLPESEAAAVALHIVNARQDEQDLQVTIRMTEMVQDILNIVSYYYGKTFNEESFQYTRFITHLLYFARRLLQQERKESGDTFLYDQVKSKYEKAFNCTERINEYLLKTQGAALTTDEQLYLAIHIQRVTTED, from the coding sequence ATGAAAATTGAGAAAGTATTGAACAATAATGTAGTGCTCGCATTTAACGAGTCAAACCAAGAAATGGTCGTAATGGGAAGAGGCATTGCTTTTCAAAAGCATACCGGAGACGAAATCGAGATAGATAAAATCGAGAAAACGTTTATTCCAGAAGGCCAAGACGTCATGGAGCATTTACTCTCATTGTACAGAGATATTGACCCAGATATCCTTGAGATTGCGACAAATGTGATTAAATATGCTCAAGGTATATTACACGCTAGACTCAGCAATCATATTTATCTAACCTTACCAGATCACTTGAGCTATGCGATTAGCAGAGCAAAAGATGGACTAGACATTAAAAATCCATTGACCTGGGAAATCAAGCGATTTTACAAAGTGGAACACGAAATCGGGCTGAAAGCTTTAGAACTTGTTGAAAAAAACCTATCGATCCAGTTACCAGAGTCAGAAGCGGCAGCAGTTGCATTGCACATTGTAAATGCAAGACAAGATGAACAAGATTTACAAGTAACCATTCGAATGACAGAGATGGTCCAAGATATATTGAATATTGTTAGCTATTATTATGGGAAAACATTCAACGAAGAATCTTTTCAATATACTCGGTTCATTACTCATCTTCTGTATTTTGCAAGACGGTTACTGCAACAGGAAAGAAAAGAATCAGGGGACACCTTTTTATACGATCAGGTGAAAAGTAAATACGAAAAAGCCTTCAACTGTACGGAGCGGATAAATGAATATCTGCTGAAGACACAAGGAGCGGCGTTGACTACAGATGAGCAGTTATATCTAGCGATTCATATTCAACGTGTCACAACTGAAGATTAA
- a CDS encoding D-2-hydroxyacid dehydrogenase produces the protein MMKLIMFSVREDEEPAVKAWEKRNGVEVTMVTDPLTLETVELVDGYAGVCLQQRIDLTEEAIYQKLASFGIQQIALRTAGYDIIDLNLAKKYHLKITNVPAYSPTSVAELVVMQALRLIRNNPIVEDQMNKGDFRWGGMIAKEINTLTVGIIGAGKIGGTAARLFNALGADVIAYDPIIREVLKEILTYEKDQQSVLEKSDIVSLHVPLDESTTQLIDAEALTQMKSDAYLINAARGPIVDIKALIEALKEKKIAGAALDTLPNEQHFFNFDFKNQSLPDQDLETLMKMNNVLITPHIGFYTTVAVQNMVDISLGSALDILQTETSENEVY, from the coding sequence TTGATGAAATTGATTATGTTTAGCGTAAGAGAAGATGAAGAGCCAGCTGTAAAGGCTTGGGAAAAGCGTAACGGCGTAGAAGTCACAATGGTAACAGATCCTTTGACGCTCGAAACAGTAGAGCTAGTAGACGGGTATGCAGGTGTTTGCCTGCAGCAGAGGATTGATCTAACAGAAGAAGCAATCTACCAAAAATTAGCATCTTTCGGGATTCAACAAATTGCTTTACGTACTGCGGGCTACGATATTATAGATTTAAACCTAGCAAAAAAATACCACTTAAAGATTACTAATGTTCCAGCGTATTCTCCAACATCAGTAGCGGAACTAGTGGTTATGCAGGCATTGAGACTGATTCGAAATAATCCAATTGTCGAAGATCAGATGAATAAGGGAGACTTTCGTTGGGGCGGAATGATTGCGAAAGAAATCAATACCTTAACTGTCGGGATTATCGGCGCAGGAAAAATTGGCGGGACAGCTGCTCGGTTATTCAATGCATTAGGCGCGGATGTTATAGCTTATGATCCAATTATTAGAGAAGTGCTTAAAGAAATCCTTACTTATGAAAAAGATCAGCAATCTGTTTTAGAAAAATCGGATATTGTTAGCTTGCACGTACCATTAGATGAGTCAACGACTCAGCTAATTGATGCAGAAGCACTGACACAAATGAAATCAGATGCGTATTTGATTAATGCCGCTCGAGGTCCAATAGTCGATATCAAAGCCTTAATAGAAGCTTTGAAAGAGAAAAAGATTGCGGGAGCAGCTTTAGATACCTTGCCGAACGAGCAACACTTCTTTAATTTCGATTTCAAAAATCAATCCTTACCAGATCAAGATCTTGAAACGTTGATGAAAATGAACAATGTATTGATCACACCTCATATTGGGTTTTACACAACAGTTGCTGTTCAAAATATGGTCGATATCTCATTAGGAAGTGCTCTAGATATTTTGCAAACAGAAACAAGCGAGAACGAAGTATACTAA
- a CDS encoding beta-glucoside-specific PTS transporter subunit IIABC produces the protein MAYEELAKEILDNVGGKENVNSLTHCITRLRFKLKDEGKANTDHIKNMDGVVTVMKSGGQYQVVIGNHVPDVYAQVVQEGNLGNASDTDEDTGPKGNPLDQFIDLVSGIFQPVLGVLAATGMIKGFNALFLAIGVLEETSGTYQILNAIGDALFYFFPIFLAYTASKKFKVAPFIAMAIGGALVYPSIAGITGGEIMYTLFAGTLFESPVYLDFLKIPVILPQGGYGSTVIPIILAVFFASKIEKLMKKIVPDVVKLFVVPFLTLLIVVPVTFIVIGPVANIAANMIGAGTLAVYNFSPIIAGLLIGGFWQILVIFGLHWGLVPVAINNLSVYGFDPILALSFIASFAQTGAIIGVFLRTKETKVKTLAVPAIISGFFGVTEPAIYGISLPLRKPFIISCIGGALGGAALALFETRSYIIGGLGVFGYTNFLDPAQSGVQNLFIIIGISAAGLVFGAVVTYLVGFGTLFGDAEVATDQGIETKSASTTEGAIVQANGESYVEKEVIESPLTGTVLPLSEVKDEAFSSGAMGKGLAIEPIEGKVVSPVKGEVTALFPTGHAIGITSDEGVELLIHIGMDTVQLDGEGFTAHVKAGDRVEVGQTLIEFDIDLIKKAGYPVTTPVLITNADHYLDLLTTDKTGVATNDYLMTVVI, from the coding sequence ATGGCTTACGAAGAATTAGCAAAAGAAATCCTAGACAACGTCGGGGGCAAAGAAAACGTCAATAGCTTAACGCATTGTATTACAAGACTACGTTTTAAATTGAAAGACGAAGGTAAAGCAAACACAGATCATATTAAAAATATGGATGGTGTTGTAACAGTTATGAAGAGTGGTGGACAATACCAAGTTGTTATTGGTAACCACGTACCAGATGTTTATGCACAAGTTGTACAAGAGGGTAACTTAGGAAACGCTTCGGACACAGATGAAGATACAGGACCTAAAGGTAATCCATTAGATCAATTTATCGATTTAGTATCAGGTATTTTCCAACCCGTACTGGGTGTACTAGCAGCTACAGGGATGATCAAAGGATTCAATGCATTATTCCTAGCAATTGGTGTATTAGAAGAAACTTCTGGAACATACCAGATTTTAAACGCGATTGGCGATGCATTATTTTATTTCTTCCCGATTTTCCTAGCGTATACAGCGTCTAAGAAATTCAAAGTAGCACCGTTCATTGCTATGGCAATAGGTGGAGCGTTAGTTTATCCAAGTATCGCAGGAATTACTGGTGGCGAAATCATGTATACATTATTTGCTGGTACATTATTCGAATCTCCAGTGTATCTAGACTTCTTGAAAATTCCAGTTATTCTTCCACAAGGTGGATATGGTTCTACCGTTATTCCAATTATTTTAGCTGTATTCTTTGCTTCTAAAATTGAGAAATTGATGAAAAAAATTGTTCCAGATGTAGTTAAACTGTTCGTCGTACCGTTCCTTACATTGCTTATTGTTGTACCTGTAACCTTTATCGTTATTGGACCTGTTGCGAATATCGCTGCAAATATGATTGGCGCAGGAACGTTAGCAGTTTACAACTTTAGCCCAATTATCGCGGGTCTATTGATTGGTGGATTCTGGCAAATCCTTGTGATCTTCGGATTACACTGGGGACTTGTTCCAGTTGCAATTAACAACTTGTCAGTTTACGGATTTGATCCAATCTTAGCCCTATCATTTATCGCTTCGTTTGCACAAACAGGCGCAATCATTGGTGTATTCTTAAGAACGAAAGAAACAAAAGTTAAAACATTGGCAGTGCCAGCAATCATCTCAGGATTCTTTGGTGTAACAGAGCCAGCAATATATGGTATCTCTTTACCACTTAGAAAACCATTCATCATCAGTTGTATTGGTGGAGCACTAGGTGGAGCGGCATTAGCTCTTTTCGAAACTAGAAGTTATATTATCGGTGGACTAGGCGTATTTGGGTATACAAACTTCTTAGATCCAGCACAATCAGGTGTTCAAAACTTATTCATCATTATCGGAATTTCTGCAGCTGGTCTTGTATTCGGAGCTGTTGTAACGTATCTAGTTGGATTCGGCACATTATTTGGTGATGCTGAAGTGGCAACTGATCAAGGAATTGAAACAAAATCTGCATCAACAACTGAAGGCGCAATTGTACAAGCTAATGGTGAGTCATATGTAGAAAAAGAAGTGATCGAAAGTCCTCTAACAGGAACCGTATTACCACTAAGTGAAGTCAAAGACGAAGCATTCTCTTCAGGCGCAATGGGTAAAGGACTAGCGATTGAACCAATAGAAGGCAAAGTGGTTTCACCAGTAAAAGGTGAAGTTACAGCATTATTCCCTACAGGTCACGCAATTGGAATCACAAGTGACGAAGGGGTAGAATTACTGATTCACATCGGTATGGATACTGTTCAACTAGACGGCGAAGGCTTTACTGCTCACGTTAAAGCTGGAGATCGTGTCGAAGTTGGTCAAACATTGATTGAATTTGATATCGATTTAATCAAAAAAGCTGGTTACCCAGTAACAACTCCAGTATTAATTACAAACGCAGATCACTATCTAGATCTTTTAACAACAGATAAAACAGGTGTAGCAACGAATGACTATCTTATGACAGTCGTTATATAA
- the purE gene encoding 5-(carboxyamino)imidazole ribonucleotide mutase, producing MSVEVAVIMGSKSDWETMKYTCEILDELEIGYSKTVVSAHRTPDLMFEFAESARSKGIKVIIAGAGGAAHLPGMVAAKTTLPVIGVPVQSRTLNGLDSLLSIVQMPGGVPVATVAIGKAGATNAGLLAAQILGITNLKIADRIESRRERLKQTVIESSEALV from the coding sequence ATGTCTGTAGAAGTAGCTGTTATTATGGGAAGTAAATCAGACTGGGAAACCATGAAATATACTTGTGAAATACTGGATGAACTGGAAATAGGATACAGCAAGACCGTCGTGTCCGCCCATCGTACTCCTGATTTAATGTTTGAGTTCGCGGAGTCAGCAAGAAGTAAAGGAATCAAAGTGATTATCGCTGGCGCAGGTGGGGCTGCGCATCTTCCAGGGATGGTTGCGGCTAAGACGACTCTACCAGTAATTGGTGTTCCGGTGCAGTCTCGTACATTGAATGGACTGGATTCTTTGCTTTCTATTGTACAAATGCCAGGAGGTGTTCCTGTAGCAACAGTAGCGATTGGGAAAGCTGGAGCAACCAACGCTGGCTTGCTTGCAGCCCAGATACTAGGAATAACGAATCTTAAAATAGCTGATAGAATAGAATCACGTAGAGAACGGTTAAAACAAACTGTAATAGAAAGTAGTGAAGCGCTTGTCTAA
- the purK gene encoding 5-(carboxyamino)imidazole ribonucleotide synthase — MSNLIKPHSTIGIIGGGQLGRMMAFSAKERGYQVGVLDPTPNCPTAQVADWHIEADYDDAEALLSLAKQCDVLTYEFENVDASTIERVMDQVHVPQGTDLLLITQNRLKEKEFLKKSGIPVASYARIDSIEDLKNQSETIGYPSVLKTIQGGYDGKGQFVLKKSSDIESAATLLEQGTCILEKWVSFQMEVSVMVTRNERGTIAVFPVSENIHQNNILLKSIVPARISKDLQKEVKQIAETIADQLNLVGVLGIELFVTEQGELYANELAPRPHNSGHYSIEACTDSQFDMHIRAICGYSLPEVELLKPAVMVNILGEHLERAHELNEQQPSWHVHDYGKSEAKVGRKMGHITILTDDVNQTLNEVEDTGIWKF, encoded by the coding sequence TTGTCTAATTTGATCAAACCTCATAGTACGATAGGTATTATTGGTGGAGGACAACTAGGGCGTATGATGGCTTTTTCTGCGAAAGAAAGAGGTTATCAAGTAGGCGTTTTAGATCCTACTCCAAATTGCCCGACTGCTCAAGTAGCGGACTGGCATATTGAAGCAGATTACGATGATGCTGAAGCTTTATTAAGTCTGGCAAAACAATGTGACGTACTGACTTATGAATTCGAAAACGTTGATGCTAGTACGATTGAACGCGTTATGGATCAAGTTCATGTACCTCAAGGCACAGATTTATTATTGATTACACAAAATCGATTAAAAGAAAAAGAGTTTTTAAAAAAATCGGGCATTCCAGTTGCATCCTATGCTAGAATTGATTCTATAGAAGATTTAAAGAATCAAAGTGAGACGATAGGCTATCCTTCAGTTCTGAAAACGATCCAGGGAGGATATGATGGCAAAGGTCAGTTTGTACTGAAGAAATCTTCGGATATTGAATCAGCCGCAACTTTGCTTGAACAAGGGACCTGTATTCTTGAGAAGTGGGTATCTTTTCAAATGGAAGTCTCCGTGATGGTAACAAGAAATGAAAGAGGCACGATTGCTGTATTCCCTGTTTCTGAAAATATCCACCAAAATAATATTTTACTAAAAAGTATTGTACCGGCTAGAATATCTAAAGATTTACAGAAAGAAGTTAAGCAGATTGCTGAAACGATTGCGGATCAATTAAATTTGGTAGGCGTACTTGGCATTGAGCTCTTTGTAACAGAGCAGGGAGAACTTTACGCAAACGAACTGGCACCTAGACCGCATAATTCTGGTCATTATTCAATCGAAGCTTGTACAGACTCGCAATTTGATATGCATATAAGAGCAATATGTGGGTACAGCCTTCCGGAAGTTGAGCTATTGAAACCAGCAGTGATGGTTAATATTCTAGGCGAACATCTAGAGCGTGCACATGAGTTGAATGAACAGCAGCCTAGCTGGCATGTCCATGACTATGGGAAATCAGAGGCAAAAGTCGGGCGCAAGATGGGCCATATCACCATACTTACCGATGACGTGAATCAGACTTTAAACGAAGTTGAAGATACTGGAATATGGAAATTCTAA
- the purB gene encoding adenylosuccinate lyase: protein MIERYTRPEMKQLWSEENRYNTWLEVEILADEAWAELGEIPKEDVKKIRENASFDIERILEIEKETRHDVVAFTRAVSESLGEEKKWVHYGLTSTDVVDTAYGYQLKQVNDILRKDLQTLLEVIGEKAKEHKHTVTMGRTHGVHAEPTTFGLKLALWYSEMKRHIERFEHAAEGVEAGKISGAVGTFANIPTFVEKYVCEKLGTRPQEISTQVLPRDLHAEYVSSIALIATSVEKFATEIRGLQKSETREVEEGFAKGQKGSSAMPHKRNPIGSENMAGLARVIRGHMVTAYENVTLWHERDISHSSAERIILPDSTTLLNYMLNRFSNIVRNLTVFPENMKRNMDATLGLIYSQRVLLKLIDKGLSREAAYDLVQPLTAIAWDEQKAFRTLVEQDETVMSHLFGEEVEEAFDYNYHLKNVDEIFERVGLG from the coding sequence ATGATCGAACGTTATACGAGACCGGAAATGAAACAACTATGGTCAGAAGAAAATCGCTATAATACTTGGCTTGAGGTAGAAATCTTAGCAGATGAAGCTTGGGCAGAACTTGGTGAAATCCCTAAAGAAGATGTAAAGAAAATCCGCGAGAACGCTTCTTTTGATATTGAACGCATTTTAGAAATTGAAAAAGAAACGAGACATGATGTTGTAGCTTTCACCCGTGCAGTGTCAGAATCCCTTGGTGAAGAGAAAAAATGGGTTCACTACGGTTTGACTAGTACGGATGTCGTTGATACAGCTTACGGATACCAGTTAAAACAAGTCAATGATATCTTACGTAAAGACCTACAGACACTTCTTGAAGTTATTGGAGAAAAAGCGAAAGAGCACAAGCATACTGTAACAATGGGTAGAACGCATGGGGTTCATGCAGAGCCGACAACATTTGGATTGAAGTTGGCGCTTTGGTATTCAGAAATGAAACGTCACATTGAACGCTTTGAACATGCTGCTGAAGGTGTAGAAGCAGGGAAAATTAGTGGAGCCGTTGGAACATTTGCGAATATCCCGACATTCGTCGAAAAATATGTCTGCGAAAAATTAGGAACGCGTCCACAAGAAATCTCAACACAAGTCCTCCCGCGTGACTTGCATGCAGAGTATGTTAGTTCCATCGCTTTGATTGCGACAAGTGTAGAGAAGTTCGCAACTGAAATTAGAGGGCTTCAAAAATCTGAAACAAGAGAAGTAGAAGAAGGTTTTGCTAAAGGACAAAAAGGCTCTTCAGCAATGCCACATAAACGGAACCCGATTGGGTCTGAAAATATGGCCGGTCTTGCGCGTGTTATTCGTGGGCACATGGTCACTGCTTACGAAAATGTCACGCTTTGGCACGAACGAGATATTTCTCATTCTTCAGCGGAACGGATTATTTTACCTGACAGTACAACATTGCTGAATTACATGTTGAACCGTTTCTCAAACATTGTCCGTAATCTAACTGTTTTCCCGGAAAATATGAAACGCAATATGGATGCAACACTAGGCTTAATCTATAGTCAACGTGTACTACTTAAACTGATCGATAAAGGCTTAAGTCGTGAAGCAGCATATGACTTGGTTCAGCCACTAACAGCAATTGCGTGGGATGAGCAGAAAGCGTTCAGAACTTTAGTGGAACAAGATGAAACGGTCATGTCTCATCTATTTGGTGAAGAAGTAGAAGAAGCATTTGATTACAATTACCATTTAAAAAATGTAGATGAAATATTTGAAAGAGTCGGTTTAGGATAA